In Leishmania mexicana MHOM/GT/2001/U1103 complete genome, chromosome 34, one DNA window encodes the following:
- a CDS encoding putative casein kinase II has translation MSSKSIPQSPASDGAHRYAHVNVNKPSSYWDYDSLRVQWNSPDRYEVVQKIGRGKYSDVFLGVDTKVLRQVVIKVLKPVKKKKILRELMVLQTLKGGPNIVELFDVVREPNSKTPSFVFEYVKSCDFRTVFPTFTDLEVRSYIFQVLMALEYAHSHGIMHRDVKPNNVCLDYKTGKLKLIDWGLAEFYHPATSYNARVASRYFKGPELLVELPMYDYRLDMWSLGCMLAAMIFIREPFFRGKDNTDQLVRIVKVLGTDDLQVYLKKHNASLPPVLEATLGYHAKKPWRSFVNGQNEHLCPPEALAFLDKLLQYDHMKRIQAAEAMMDPYFDPVRPKDFTLDRITVGAENGGGGASVCNEENEHKRAPRIES, from the coding sequence ATGTCTTCGAAATCGATACCACAATCGCCAGCTTCCGATGGCGCGCACCGCTACGCCCACGTCAACGTCAACAAGCCCTCCTCCTACTGGGACTACGactctctgcgcgtgcagTGGAATAGCCCTGACCGGTACGAGGTGGTGCAGAAGATCGGCCGTGGCAAGTATAGCGACGTCTTCCTCGGCGTAGACACCAAGGTGCTGCGTCAGGTTGTGATCAAGGTGCTGAAGCCAGTCAAGAAAAAGAAGATTCTGCGTGAGTTGATGGTGCTGCAGACGCTCAAAGGCGGTCCGAATATTGTGGAGCTCTTTGATGTCGTGCGGGAGCCCAATAGCAAAACGCCCTCCTTCGTCTTCGAGTACGTGAAGTCATGTGACTTCCGAACCGTCTTCCCCACCTTCACTGATTTAGAGGTGCGCAGCTACATTTTCCAGGTTCTCATGGCCCTCGAATACGCCCATTCGCATGGTATCATGCATCGTGACGTGAAACCGAACAACGTGTGCCTGGACTATAAAACAGGTAAGCTGAAGCTGATTGACTGGGGTCTGGCTGAGTTCTACCATCCTGCCACGTCTTATAACGCTCGCGTCGCATCCCGCTACTTCAAGGggccggagctgctcgtaGAATTGCCTATGTACGACTACCGCCTGGACATGTGGTCGCTGGGATGCATGCTAGCAGCCATGATCTTCATTCGTGAGCCATTCTTCCGCGGGAAGGACAACACGGATCAGCTGGTGCGCATTGTGAAGGTGCTCGGCACGGACGATCTGCAAGTGTACCTCAAGAAGCACAACGCGAGTCTGCCGCCTGTGCTAGAGGCGACTCTCGGCTACCACGCGAAGAAGCCGTGGAGGAGCTTTGTGAATGGGCAAAACGAGCACCTGTGCCCGCCCGAAGCACTCGCGTTTTTAGACAAGTTGCTCCAGTATGATCACATGAAGCGGATCCAAGCGGCAGAGGCAATGATGGACCCATACTTTGACCCCGTCAGACCCAAGGATTTTACGCTAGACAGAATCACCGTGGGGGCTGAgaacggaggcggcggcgcgagtGTGTGCAACGAAGAGAACGAGCACAAGAGAGCGCCAAGAATAGAATCGTGA
- a CDS encoding dynein-associated roadblock protein-like protein, with protein sequence MCSLLASSSLLYSFPSITSLPTYSYGIAFPFINLFSNCRVTGHRSSFYSTRQAMSEIAEMFQRISQRPNVTGIIVVDNEGTPIRSTIEDTTVQNQYAHLITSLAAKARHCVRDLDPTNDLCFLRIRSKKNEIMVAPDKDFILIVIQNIVE encoded by the coding sequence ATGTGCTCTCTGCTTGCATCCTCATCCCTTTTGTACTCTTTTCCCTCTATCACATCTTTGCCTACGTATTCCTACGGTATCGCGTTTCCTTTCATCAATCTCTTCAGCAACTGTAGAGTTACCGGCCACCGCTCCTCATTTTACAGCACGCGCCAAGCCATGTCGGAGATTGCGGAAATGTTTCAGCGCATCAGTCAGCGCCCTAACGTGACTGGCATCATTGTAGTGGACAATGAAGGCACTCCCATACGAAGCACTATTGAGGATACAACAGTGCAGAATCAGTATGCGCACTTGATTACGTCACTTGCTGCTAAAGCACGCCATTGCGTTCGTGACTTAGACCCAACGAACGACCTGTGCTTCCTTCGCATTCGCTCGAAAAAGAATGAGATCATGGTTGCACCAGACAAGGACTTCATTCTGATCGTTATTCAAAACATTGTCGAGTAG
- a CDS encoding cysteine peptidase, Clan CA, family C19,putative — MLAVLDVAKHVFWNDTAFNRKLLPSEAALEKCSYTIADLTTMTGKERISVFKQCGIDPSLFPLFLRSLQHITALHGAGKIDGNCMIHRHLSARQWSPFYANTPLLGYASVNSLSYREQCSSAAKETKRDDVADLERGRTCHSHYNGLLNQGATCYLNSLLQALFHITAFRVIIYHMPTKDEAEQHADLESTVPRSIPYALQRLFCHLQMSTRAVGTRELTESFGWGASDSFIQHDVHELTRVLLDNLEEKLNAQQAETGNPKPKENAIHRLFTGSLESYVKVEEANYYGSREEPFYDLQLVVKNKKNIYSSFDTFFQVEVLDGKNKYCLECNGKKSYHRAEKGVRLKTIPPILLLHLARFDYDIQQGETKVLTRWDYYNTLDLSRYMPESPSMDTHYTLCSVLVHSGPNTGFGHYFCFILCSGAWYKFNDEAVTPAKLKEVFGDNFGGFKLNYWGSEIPNTANAYMLVYIRTSQLNSILCPIGSDDVPQHVVQQLERERVEHERRVKEQAEDYLYGRVHFILPNEITDQEEYLTSRRPAAQKFSSHRTLRIPLDDEALPAFEAFVKRQLGVDAEQQLLWFASSRTGGSEIRLSKQVRANMKVQQLLQNAKECCILVTTPATATVIELDQGCAHREYQVFHHKLYDPLQLKVLFLGCTVLHRDPNGDTKQALESMVSHVRALIADLPDPTKQLHGHHLTKPPKARQTLPSKPRSATSLETYRSNQDLSSRDEAETTEVKRGMPQEALGVVRETEAREFLPCSELHSGDILIWKLDTPNEDPANIFYPDIQSYQHFLLHRIPVELKLNRYPDYPLLIATELAEDMTYEQLQRYVARLIGDMENYDRVRFTRHNPETELPYFMKGKKHDRATLARLLMPASSRVPALSKYLYYEYCKYTVTEIENAHSLQFKLYDDNVKVVSTHWILLPHDLPITADLLFPACVSEIQKDYAAGACPAVAALLKEDPENTSNNSTIAFVKRLMQMDCKSAHEWLRLVDVWRGRVYNILDKNHTLVFEHNTFEESAEYRIEHLPAPIPGVPSSDQAVFQVHHFTMVRQRRDAIETHSEPFSMYVNFYETSNQLLRRIAAKLEMIYAAVQDWKVCLVKESRVEVIAPDALMGVHITNFCLPECYKPNQIEPSKAAFIGLEHAPLSKRTGKREDKVLILN; from the coding sequence ATGCTTGCAGTTTTAGACGTGGCAAAGCACGTTTTTTGGAATGACACTGCCTTCAATAGAAAGCTGCTTCCCTCGGAGGCAGCGCTGGAAAAATGCAGCTACACGATTGCTGACCTGACGACCATGACAGGGAAAGAGCGGATCTCTGTCTTCAAGCAGTGCGGGATTGACCCATCCCTctttcctctttttttgAGGTCCCTTCAACACATCACTGCTCTTCACGGTGCCGGTAAAATTGACGGCAATTGCATGATTCATCGGCATCTGAGCGCGCGCCAGTGGAGTCCGTTCTACGCCAACACTCCTCTTCTCGGCTACGCAAGCGTGAATAGCCTATCGTACAGAGAGCAGTGTTCATCTGCGGCGAAGGAGACAAAGAGGGATGATGTAGCTGATCTGGAAAGAGGTCGGACCTGTCACTCCCACTACAACGGTTTGCTCAATCAGGGCGCGACCTGCTACCTCAACTCGCTCCTCCAGGCTCTCTTCCACATCACAGCATTTAGGGTTATTATCTATCACATGCCAACAAAagacgaggcggagcagcacgCTGACCTGGAGTCGACAGTGCCCAGAAGCATTCCGTATGCCCTGCAGCGACTCTTTTGCCACTTGCAGATGTCGACGCGCGCTGTCGGCACACGCGAGCTCACTGAATCATTCGGATGGGGCGCATCCGATAGCTTTATCCAGCACGATGTGCATGAGCTGACACGCGTTCTTCTAGACAATTTGGAGGAGAAGCTTAATGCTCAACAAGCTGAAACCGGGAATCCGAAGCCGAAGGAAAATGCGATTCATCGCCTCTTCACGGGCTCCTTGGAAAGTTACGTGAAGGTCGAAGAGGCAAACTACTACGGCTCCCGTGAAGAGCCGTTTTATGACCTCCAGCTCGTTGTGAAGAACAAGAAGAACATATACTCGAGCTTCGACACCTTTTTCCAGGTTGAGGTGCTGGACGGAAAAAACAAGTACTGCCTGGAATGCAATGGGAAAAAGTCGTATCATCGTGCAGAGAAGGGCGTCCGTCTCAAGACGATCCCCCCCATCCTTCTTCTGCACCTTGCACGCTTTGACTACGACATTCAGCAGGGTGAGACAAAGGTGTTGACGCGCTGGGACTACTACAACACTCTGGATTTGTCGCGTTACATGCCAGAGTCTCCGTCGATGGACACGCATTACACCCTGTGCAGCGTGCTGGTACACTCCGGGCCAAACACCGGCTTTGGTCACTACTTTTGCTTCATTCTGTGCTCTGGCGCGTGGTACAAGTTCAACGATGAGGCGGTTACCCCGGCAAAACTGAAGGAAGTGTTTGGTGACAACTTTGGTGGCTTCAAGCTTAACTACTGGGGTTCTGAGATCCCAAATACTGCCAACGCCTATATGCTTGTGTACATCCGCACGAGCCAACTGAACTCCATTCTATGTCCGATCGGCAGCGATGACGTCCCACAACAcgtcgtgcagcagctggaaaGAGAGCGTGTTGAACACGAGCGTCGCGTCAAGGAGCAGGCGGAAGACTACCTTTACGGGCGGGTGCATTTTATTCTGCCAAACGAAATCACCGATCAGGAAGAGTACCTTACGTCGCGTCGACCGGCAGCGCAGAAGTTCTCTTCTCACAGGACTCTGCGCATTCCGCTCGACGACGAAGCATTGCCGGCTTTTGAGGCGTTTGTGAAGCGGCAGCTGGGTGTCgacgccgagcagcagctgctgtggtTTGCCTCATCGCGCACTGGCGGGTCAGAGATTCGGCTTTCTAAGCAGGTCAGAGCGAACATGAAGGTGCAACAGCTCCTGCAAAACGCAAAGGAGTGCTGCATACTTGTCACAACTCCAGCAACTGCCACAGTAATTGAGCTCGACCAGGGCTGCGCACACCGCGAATACCAAGTGTTTCACCACAAGCTGTACgacccgctgcagctcaaAGTCCTTTTTCTAGGGTGCACCGTGCTACATCGCGATCCGAACGGGGACACAAAGCAGGCTCTCGAAAGCATGGTGTCACATGTGCGCGCCCTCATCGCCGATCTGCCAGACCCGACAAAGCAGCTGCATGGCCATCATCTCACGAAGCCGCCGAAAGCGAGGCAGACACTGCCGTCGAAGCCACGGAGTGCCACCTCACTTGAGACCTACAGGTCGAATCAGGACCTTTCCTCGAGGGATGAGGCAGAGACGACCGAAGTGAAGCGCGGTATGCCGCAGGAGGCGTTGGGGGTGGTGCGCGAAACTGAGGCGCGCGAGTTTTTACCGTGCAGCGAGCTTCACTCGGGTGACATTCTGATCTGGAAACTCGACACACCGAACGAAGATCCGGCGAACATTTTCTACCCCGACATCCAGAGCTACCAGCATTTCCTCCTGCACCGAATCCCGGTGGAGCTGAAACTAAACCGCTACCCGGATTATCCCCTGCTGATCGCGACCGAGCTTGCAGAGGACATGACGTACGAGCAGCTTCAGCGGTACGTCGCACGGCTCATTGGTGACATGGAGAACTACGACCGCGTTCGCTTCACTCGCCACAACCCGGAAACGGAGTTGCCATACTTCATGAAGGGCAAGAAACACGATCGTGCAACTTTGGCGAGATTGTTGATGCCTGCCAGTTCGCGGGTTCCCGCCCTGTCCAAGTACCTCTACTACGAGTACTGCAAGTACACCGTCACCGAAATTGAGAATGCGCACTCGTTGCAGTTTAAGCTGTACGACGACAATGTCAAAGTGGTGTCGACGCACTGGATTCTGCTGCCGCATGATCTTCCTATCACAGCGGACCTGCTCTTTCCCGCCTGCGTGAGCGAGATTCAAAAAGACTACGCCGCCGGTGCCTGCCCGGCGgtagcggcgctgctcaagGAGGATCCAGAAAACACATCCAACAACTCCACAATCGCCTTTGTGAAGCGGCTCATGCAGATGGACTGCAAGAGTGCGCACGAGTGGCTGCGTCTGGTCGACGTGTGGCGCGGTCGTGTGTACAACATACTGGACAAGAATCACACGCTTGTCTTCGAGCACAACACCTTCGAAGAAAGCGCGGAGTATCGTATCGAGCACCTTCCTGCACCCATCCCAGGTGTCCCCTCCTCAGACCAGGCGGTGTTTCAGGTGCATCACTTCACCATGGTGCGCCAGCGTCGCGACGCTATCGAGACGCACAGTGAGCCTTTCAGCATGTACGTCAACTTCTACGAAACGTCGAATCAGCTGTTacgccgcatcgccgcgaAGCTGGAGATGATTTACGCCGCCGTGCAGGATTGGAAGGTTTGTCTAGTGAAGGAAAGCCGGGTAGAGGTGATTGCGCCAGATGCTCTGATGGGTGTCCACATTACCAACTTCTGTCTTCCAGAGTGCTACAAGCCGAACCAGATCGAGCCTTCGAAGGCGGCTTTCATTGGACTGGAGCACGCCCCGCTCTCAAAGCGAACAGGCAAGCGTGAGGACAAGGTGTTGATCCTCAACTGa
- a CDS encoding putative RNA 3'-terminal phosphate cyclase gives MLHFEGSSLLRHHIVCSILSKHPVRITNIHDDEDPMGVQAHEANFLKFIDRVTSGSSLQCTDHNTTLQFTPGMILGGSFLHEVPSQRCVTYVIEAALLLLPFAKFDSRITFVGATQGELDLSVDTVRTVTMRWVQLFGVQGSLRIIRRGAAPGGGGAVELDIKAIRRLTSTTAKERGRVRRIRGIAFASRTAADLPQRTATAAKGELLNLLPDVYVVTDVDNGKANRNDRVSGYGVVLVAETTSKLCVISQESVAMPQESPEDVGKRAAQLLFDQIYEGGCVDAHHQMLVLLLMALSPDEISTVRFGQLSASGVSALMLMDSYFGVSCAVKPDPSFAGPNLPPTTLVTCLGSNAVNVWKKAS, from the coding sequence ATGCTGCACTTCGAAGGCAGCAGCTTGCTTCGGCACCACATCGTGTGTAGCATCCTCTCAAAGCATCCGGTGCGCATCACCAACATCCATGATGACGAGGACCCGATGGGCGTTCAGGCCCACGAAGCAAACTTCCTCAAGTTTATCGACCGCGTCACGAGCGGCTCCTCCCTGCAGTGCACCGACCACAATACCACGTTGCAGTTCACGCCCGGCATGATCTTGGGCGGGTCCTTTTTGCACGAGGTGCCCTCGCAGCGCTGCGTCACGTACGTTatcgaggcggcgctgctgctgcttccttTTGCAAAGTTCGACTCGCGCATCACCTTTGTAGGCGCCACCCAAGGCGAGCTGGACCTCTCCGTGGACACGGTGCGCACAGTCACCATGCGGTGGGTGCAGCTGTTTGGGGTGCAGGGCAGTCTGCGGATcatccgccgcggcgccgcccctggtggcggtggtgcggtggaGCTAGACATCAAGGCCATCCGGCGTCTCACTAGCACTACGGCGAAGGAGCGCGGGCGGGTGCGGCGCATTCGCGGCATCGCCTTCGCCTCTCGGACCGCGGCCGACCTGCCGCAGCGAACCGCTACTGCAGCCAAAGGAGAACTGCTCAACTTGCTGCCTGATGTGTACGTGGTGACCGATGTAGACAACGGCAAGGCCAACCGGAACGACCGTGTCAGTGGCTACGGCGTTGTACTGGTCGCCGAGACAACGAGCAAGCTGTGCGTCATCTCCCAGGAGTCGGTCGCCATGCCGCAGGAATCACCCGAGGACGTCGGCAAGCGTGCAGCACAGCTTTTGTTCGACCAGATTTACGAGGGTGGCTGCGTCGACGCGCACCATCAgatgctggtgctgctgctgatggcaCTCAGCCCGGACGAGATCTCAACCGTGCGCTTCGGCCAACTGAGCGCGAGCGGTGTGTCGGCGCTGATGCTGATGGACTCGTACTTTGGAGTGTCGTGCGCCGTCAAGCCAGACCCGTCCTTCGCGGGGCCGAATCTGCCCCCCACAACGCTAGTGACCTGCCTCGGCAGCAATGCCGTGAATGTTTGGAAGAAGGCAAGCTGA
- a CDS encoding putative DNA polymerase epsilon subunit b: MKDHKDEIRKFAQAYKYNLKPLAVSRFASFLKKYDTGEEYRRGLLRDLFSLIGEQCCDNRLVDELKADAVISLQEARIKGCLGADGSSSVQVVSLGAVPKVFVDEVSNELRVSSSSAALNRLQCLNQRYALARRRCFRCGLYQKSVDQRAPHDGSLALLPTSALEGLDPGLQVAVLGLLVVRDDEVFLEDLRGQIKLKFSEQSRVTQHCFLGNGFLAVVSGFWVNSILQVTRVDLPPAERREVTLRDAGSSMDLFGLAPRNPMEALREEKKRLQSVIIVMAHVHLDKAGTMSKLARFFERMQGLSESELRDVTFVFTGDFSSVPLHFSDASHLPDIFDNSNRLQILLDGLGRCIAANAPTAAQHSHFVLIPGPSDMTALQGFQPQTPIATQFAKGVESRTKKLTLAPNPCRLRFHTHEVIIARRDFLRDLQHGELLYPWDRYRTKERTDAALDQGAPSGGGAATTTSFERVTKTLLDEAHLSPSIDEAVLWRADDALRIPVLPHTMLLCDSTEQWECHYKGVHVVNPGSFGVNGTFLWYTPADGQCSLNRLD; this comes from the coding sequence ATGAAGGATCACAAGGACGAGATAAGGAAGTTTGCACAGGCGTACAAGTACAACTTGAAGCCATTGGCAGTCAGCCGCTTTGCCAGCTTCCTGAAAAAGTATGACACTGGTGAGGAGTACCGTCGAGGTCTTCTGCGCGACTTGTTCAGCTTGATTGGAGAACAATGCTGTGACAATCGACTCGTTGATGAATTGAAGGCAGACGCGGTCATCAGCTTGCAAGAAGCAAGGATAAAAGGATGCCTAGGTGCCGACGGGTCATCTTCCGTACAAGTCGTCTCTCTGGGCGCTGTTCCCAAAGTCTTTGTCGACGAGGTAAGTAACGAACTGAGGGTGAGCAGTTCTTCGGCTGCGTTGAACCGTCTTCAGTGCCTCAATCAACGCTATGCACTCGCTCGTCGGCGTTGCTTTCGATGCGGCCTCTACCAGAAATCAGTGGATCAGCGCGCGCCACATGACGGTTCCCTGGCTCTTTTGCCTACCTCCGCGCTTGAGGGGCTCGATCCAGGACTTCAAGTCGCTGTCCTTGGGCTCTTGGTTGTGCGGGATGACGAAGTGTTCTTAGAGGATTTAAGGGGACAGATTAAACTGAAATTCAGCGAACAGTCGCGGGTCACGCAGCACTGCTTTCTGGGGAATGGGTTCCTGGCTGTGGTGAGCGGGTTCTGGGTGAACAGCATTCTTCAGGTCACTCGAGTGGACCTCCCGCCGGCAGAGCGGCGGGAGGTGACGTTGCGGGATGCCGGCTCTAGCATGGACCTGTTTGGGTTGGCCCCGCGTAACCCCATGGAGGCTTTGCGCGAGGAGAAAAAGCGGCTGCAGAGCGTGATCATCGTCAtggcgcacgtgcacctcgACAAGGCGGGTACCATGAGCAAGCTGGCTCGCTTTTTTGAGCGCATGCAGGGTTTAAGTGAGTCAGAGCTGCGCGACGTCACTTTTGTCTTCACTGGAGACTTTTCGTCCGTCCCGCTTCACTTTAGCGACGCATCTCACTTGCCTGACATCTTCGACAACTCGAACCGCCTGCAGATCCTCCTTGATGGACTAGgtcgctgcatcgccgccaaTGCTCCCactgcagcacagcacagtCATTTTGTGCTCATCCCGGGTCCCAGCGACATGACGGCCTTGCAAGGCTTTCAGCCGCAAACGCCCATCGCCACACAATTCGCCAAGGGTGTGGAGAGTCGAACAAAGAAGCTCACCCTTGCTCCGAATCCGTGCCGGTTGCGCTTCCACACGCACGAGGTTATCATCGCTCGCCGTGATTTCCTGCGCGATCTCCAGCACGGCGAGTTGCTCTATCCGTGGGACCGCTATCGCACAAAGGAGCGTACTGACGCGGCACTAGATCAGGGCGCTCCtagtgggggtggggcagcCACCACAACGTCGTTTGAGCGCGTTACCAAGACACTGCTAGACGAGGCACACCTGTCACCCAGCATTGATGAGGCGGTTTTGTGGAGAGCGGACGACGCCTTGCGCATcccggtgctgccgcacacGATGCTGCTGTGCGACTCAACAGAGCAATGGGAGTGCCATTACAAAGGC
- a CDS encoding putative 60S ribosomal protein L26 translates to MASIKCGSRRKARRAHFQAPSHVRRVLMSAPLSKELRAKYNVRAMPVRKDDEVIVKRGTFKGREGKVTACYRLKWVIHVDKVNREKANGSTVAVGIHPSNVEITKLKMTHHRKSILERKDRSSKSDKGKGKISAADKTMQQMD, encoded by the coding sequence ATGGCAAGTATCAAGTGTGGTTCCCGCCGCAAGGCCCGCCGTGCGCACTTTCAGGCACCGAGCCATGTCCGTCGTGTGCTCATGAGCGCCCCGCTCTccaaggagctgcgcgccaAGTACAACGTGCGTGCCATGCCCGTGCGCAAGGACGACGAGGTCATCGTGAAGCGCGGCACCTTCAAGGGTCGCGAGGGTAAGGTGACGGCATGCTACCGCCTCAAGTGGGTCATCCACGTCGATAAGGTGAACCGTGAGAAGGCGAACGGCTCCACCGTGGCCGTCGGCATCCATCCCTCCAACGTCGAGATCACGAAGCTGAAGATGACGCACCACCGAAAGTCCATCCTGGAGCGCAAGGACCGCTCGTCCAAGTCCGACAAGGGCAAGGGCAAGATCAGCGCCGCGGATAAGACCATGCAGCAGATGGACTAG
- a CDS encoding mismatch repair protein: MITRLDGASARKLAAGQVITDLTSVVKELSENALDAKATTVTIRLINYGLDEIVVDDDGTGISMGQLVDTATNELLDGASTPLLSSRATTKQRRHDLDSCSHATATNEANEGHTNQAESACMAPDEGDSSDPSLGFRGEALHSLAHVSDVTIETRSADTGALTVRISYDHISHTSRLEAVQLRDVCGTTVTARHLFKHLPVRHREYVKNCRKQLSKATSTMKQYAVSHPHIRLLMQHQETPNSAVVTLVSLTGSGDATRSVTEAYGGLCTSHMQRVNWNLSFGTFTGLVSKVSGGGRLSGDHQVFALDGRLVDLPRLGKALNDAFTQCLPNASQRLHVAFFLQVKTNALLQYDVNLAPNKRKVLLAQEERLADEVYQCALQEFGSALQEVDLDRGQRIAQTRVADVRATELTKLTRTPVSATSLTQFTFKRAKVEKPDTGGRVTTGALDAHSGGSYLSSTAGSSSAIDLPKLGSFLYDDDAVDNDGSGTDGDGERAESNPLLLPSSLSSMSDGEVDDQDSKESSRSALEHKSEGSDPPALKSTVEVDDDGDCCCGHHLADNAKGMHSGSVAVEVTRLSDEGSQQRGGGSCYQCTYPDLGELVQEPFSADPADAVALSALAKKCGRPSSRTLGAQTADDLNHYFNKNSFKEMRVIGQFNHGFIIAVLPNGDVFVVDQHASDEKYNYERLVRAYEATPQPLVMPVPVAMSAHEVDLAVEHKLALQHHGFKVSRGSDDTKLLVYSLPVLPYDVVSASDVMELVQQLVQYGTITKPLRAVWHSMATKACRSSIMIGTPLTVKRMKLILERLSQLDQPWNCPHGRPTLRLLCNIADLPRGGALSR; the protein is encoded by the coding sequence ATGATTACCCGTCTGGATGGCGCGAGCGCGCGCAAGCTCGCTGCGGGGCAAGTAATTACAGACCTCACGAGCGTTGTGAAAGAACTCTCCGAAAATGCGCTGGATGCCAAGGCCACAACGGTGACTATTCGACTCATCAACTACGGTCTCGATGAGATTGTCGTTGATGATGACGGCACGGGAATATCCATGGGTCAGCTAGTGGACACCGCGACCAATGAGCTGCTGGATGGTGCGAGCACGCCTCTGTTATCAAGCCGCGCCACCACgaagcagcgacggcacgaTCTCGACAGCTGCAGTCATGCGACTGCAACGAATGAAGCCAACGAGGGCCACACGAACCAGGCCGAGAGCGCGTGTATGGCACCGGATGAGGGCGACAGCTCTGATCCGTCACTCGGTTTCCGCGGGGAAGCGCTCCACTCTTTGGCCCACGTGAGTGATGTAACGATAGAGACACGCAGCGCCGACACTGGTGCCTTGACGGTGCGTATCTCCTATGACCATATATCGCACACATCCCgcctggaggcggtgcaacTGCGCGATGTgtgcggcaccaccgtcaccgcacGACATCTCTTCAAGCACCTTCCTGTGCGGCACCGCGAGTACGTGAAGAACTGTCGCAAGCAGCTCAGCAAGGCAACCAGCACGATGAAGCAGTACGCCGTGTCGCACCCGCACATACGTCTCCTGATGCAGCACCAGGAGACCCCCAACTCGGCCGTCGTCACGCTCGTTTCGCTCACCGGCTCTGGCGACGCAACGCGCAGTGTGACGGAGGCGTACGGCGGCCTTTGCACCTCGCATATGCAGCGCGTGAACTGGAACTTGTCGTTCGGCACCTTTACCGGACTCGTGTCGAAGGtaagcggcggcgggcgacTCAGCGGCGACCATCAAGTGTTCGCTCTTGACGGGCGGCTCGTCGACCTGCCGCGTTTGGGCAAGGCGCTAAACGACGCCTTCACCCAGTGCCTCCCGAACGCCTCCCAGCGGCTGCACGTTGCCTTCTTCCTCCAGGTGAAGACGAACGCCTTACTTCAGTACGACGTAAACCTTGCCCCAAACAAGCGCAAGGTGTTGCTCGCGCAAGAGGAACGCTTGGCGGACGAGGTGTACCAGTGCGCGCTGCAAGAGTTTGGCTCGGCCTTGCAGGAGGTCGACCTGGATCGTGGCCAACGTATCGCGCAGACCCGCGTCGCTGATGTGCGTGCTACGGAGCTGACGAAGCTGACGCGAACACCAGTTTCAGCTACGTCGCTCACGCAGTTCACGTTCAAGCGAGCGAAGGTGGAGAAACCGGATACGGGCGGCCGCGTCACCACTGGCGCCCTGGACGCCCACAGTGGAGGGTCGTACCTCAGCTCCACGGCtggctcctcctccgcgatCGACCTCCCAAAGCTCGGCAGCTTCCTGTACGACGATGACGCAGTCGACAATGACGGCTCCGGCACGGACGGGGATGGCGAGAGGGCTGAATCCAATCCACTCttgctgccctcctccctatCCAGCATGAGTGATGGCGAGGTGGACGACCAGGACAGCAAAGAAAGTTCCCGCAGCGCTCTCGAACACAAGAGCGAAGGCAGCGACCCACCCGCGCTCAAGTCTACCGTAGAAGTCGATGACGATGGAGACTGCTGTTGCGGTCATCACTTGGCTGACAACGCGAAAGGCATGCACTCGGGCTCGGTGGCAGTCGAGGTTACGCGGCTCTCGGACGAGGGCAGTCAGCAGCGTGGCGGGGGCAGCTGCTATCAGTGCACGTACCCGGATCTCGGCGAGCTCGTGCAGGAGCCCTTCTCCGCGGACCCAGCCGACGCGGTGGCGTTGTCTGCGTTGGCAAAAAAGTGCGGCCGGCCCTCTTCTCGCACCCTCGGCGCCCAGACGGCCGACGACCTGAACCACTACTTCAACAAGAATTCCTTCAAGGAGATGCGGGTGATTGGGCAGTTCAACCACGGCTTTATCATTGCCGTGCTCCCCAACGGTGACGTGTTCGTCGTTGACCAGCACGCATCGGATGAGAAGTATAACTACGAGCGACTCGTGCGCGCGTACGAGGCAACGCCACAGCCCTTGGTGATGCCGGTGCCCGTGGCCATGAGTGCTCACGAGGTGGACCTCGCCGTGGAGCACAAGCTGGCTCTTCAGCACCACGGCTTCAAGGTAAGCCGAGGAAGCGACGACACGAAGCTGCTGGTGTATTCGTTACCGGTGTTGCCGTACGACGTGGTGAGCGCGTCGGATGTGAtggagctggtgcagcaACTCGTACAGTATGGCACCATCACAAAGCCGCTGCGTGCGGTGTGGCACTCCATGGCCACGAaggcgtgccgcagcagcatcatGATTGGCACCCCGCTCACGGTGAAGCGCATGAAGCTCATCCTCGAGCGCCTAAGCCAGCTGGATCAGCCATGGAACTGCCCGCATGGTCGACCAACGCTGCGGTTGCTGTGCAACATAGCAGATCTTCCGAGAGGTGGCGCGCTGTCTCGATGA